One Fusobacterium perfoetens DNA window includes the following coding sequences:
- a CDS encoding energy transducer TonB → MKRYFLIAFLIHMCFFIRINNKKTLGDNTIPIKRNIPISYNIKSSKESIGQQAIIQEEKVEPIKEEPKKEIKEEIKSKISKNESKKEIKKEKTLKNKPQKKRKSSEEKIPREEKRDNFIENSDGTYTAIASSGIGFKIIKQVDPNYPKQAEKLRYDKTVVIEVKFLVGLNGEVEKIEVLKSNKKFGFDKEVIQALNKWKFEPIVYRGKKIKVYFNKEFVFTPKK, encoded by the coding sequence ATGAAAAGATATTTTTTAATTGCTTTTCTAATTCACATGTGTTTTTTTATAAGAATTAATAATAAAAAAACTTTAGGTGATAACACTATTCCTATTAAAAGAAATATTCCTATTTCTTATAATATAAAAAGTTCAAAGGAAAGTATAGGACAACAAGCGATTATTCAAGAAGAAAAAGTTGAACCAATAAAAGAAGAACCTAAAAAAGAAATAAAAGAGGAAATAAAAAGTAAGATAAGTAAAAATGAAAGTAAGAAAGAGATAAAAAAAGAAAAAACTTTAAAAAATAAACCACAGAAGAAAAGAAAATCCAGTGAAGAAAAAATTCCTAGAGAGGAAAAGAGAGATAATTTTATAGAAAATTCAGATGGAACTTACACAGCTATTGCTTCTAGTGGGATTGGTTTTAAAATAATAAAACAAGTTGATCCAAATTATCCAAAACAAGCTGAAAAATTAAGATATGACAAAACAGTTGTGATAGAAGTAAAATTTTTGGTTGGACTTAATGGAGAAGTTGAAAAAATAGAAGTTTTAAAATCAAATAAAAAATTTGGTTTTGATAAAGAGGTTATCCAAGCTCTAAATAAATGGAAGTTTGAACCGATTGTTTATAGAGGAAAAAAAATAAAAGTGTATTTTAATAAGGAGTTTGTATTTACTCCTAAAAAATAA
- a CDS encoding ExbD/TolR family protein, with protein MGKYRKKREIMSLDLTPLIDVVFLLLIFFMVSTTFNKYGKIDIDVPTSKVTIKTEESKIEIIVDKNESYFMLKDGKTSPIDIERLGEYLVGVKEVSITGDKNLRYQVVMDLITKVKEQGIENLGINFYE; from the coding sequence ATGGGAAAATATAGAAAAAAAAGAGAAATAATGTCCCTTGATTTAACTCCTCTTATAGATGTGGTATTTCTTCTTTTGATTTTCTTTATGGTTTCAACTACTTTTAATAAATATGGAAAAATTGATATAGATGTCCCAACTTCAAAAGTAACTATTAAAACAGAAGAAAGTAAAATAGAAATTATTGTAGATAAAAATGAAAGCTATTTTATGTTAAAAGATGGAAAAACTTCTCCAATAGATATTGAAAGACTTGGAGAATATTTGGTAGGAGTTAAAGAAGTATCGATTACAGGGGATAAAAATCTTAGATATCAAGTTGTTATGGATCTTATAACAAAGGTAAAAGAACAAGGAATAGAAAATTTAGGAATAAATTTTTATGAATAG